CCGAGTGGTGATGCTGGAGAGCAGCCCCGACAACTACGTCAAGCTGGACTTTGAGCTGCTCAGGATCGAGCTCAGAGAGTTCGAGGCGCTGGTGTTTCAGCTTAAAGAGTCTCTCAACTCGTCCTCGCCGGCGCTGGACGCCCTGTTTGCAGAGGTAAAGACTTCTAAACTTCTATGATTTCTGTGATCGTGTGATCATTGTTGCGCTTTGGGCCAGATTCACAACATGAGCCTCACCGTGGACCAACTGGAGACGTTCGACCGGAGCAACCTGCTGGTGATCCGCATCGAGTTCGCcaagctgcagaagaagctggaggactgTCAGAAGGAGCAGAACCTCCTCAAGCCCGACGTCGGTGGGTCCAGTtacctgcagctcagtggacTCCGTGTGACAGAGCTCATGGTTCCGCCTCTTCTTTCCAGGCAACTGCAACCACACGGGGATCATGAGCATCAGCAAACCCATGGTGCTGCAGATCAACGCTCACCTGAACCCAGGGTACCAGTACGGAGGCTGGGGCAAGGACTCCAAACCAGTCCGAGGCTCTGAGTCCATGTACTGGTACGGCGCCTACAACAAGCCCGCCGTCTACGAGTTCTACCTGTATTCAGACTACGACAAGCTCATCCAGCGCTCCTCCTTCACGCACCACGGCCTCCCGCAAGGCTACGAGGGTGCGGGCAGCAACTTCGTGGTCCACGGCAACGCGGTTTATTACCAGGCCGCCGATCCCTTCAGAATGTCCAAACTGAACCTCACCTCGTCCGTCTACACCCACCGACACATCACCAAAGCCAGCCAGAGCTTCTCCTACGCCTACTCCCCCGACCAGCACCTGGACTTCTCCGCCGACGAGGAGGGGCTGTGGGTGCTGTACGCCACCGAGGAGGCCAAGGGCCAGCTGGTGGTGGCCAAGCTGGACGAGGCGGCGTTCGgcgtggaggaggagtggaCCACCAGCGCCTACAAGCCGCTGGCGGGAAACGCCTTCATGGCGTGCGGCGTCATGTACGCCACCAGACCCGGGGACCAGAACACGGAGGAGATCTACTACGCCTACGACACCCGCACCAGGACAGAGAGGTACATGAGCGTTCCcatccagaagctgcaggagcgcTTTGTCAACCTGCACTACAACCCCACCGACCAGAGGCTCTACATGTACAACAGCGGCTACTACGTGTCCTACAGCGTGAGGTTCAACACAGAGTGATGCCTCTTCTCACTGATCTCCTGCATTGTGATTAATGCAAGTGATGTGAAAAGTCTGTCACTCAGATAAATGTTTCATTTCGAGAATAAAGTCAATGTTGAGCATTCAgaggatgttttgtttttattttagcatgAAATAAATCAGACCAGAGAAGCTGCCTCTGGACTTTAACTGTACTAAAGCAACcccctgctctgcagcgactgatggctcccctcctcctcctcatctccctcctcctcctcctcctcctccttctcctcctcctccttctcctccttctcctcctcctcctcctcctcctcctcctcctcctcctcctcctcctcctcctcttcctcctcttccacctctccttcctcctcct
Above is a window of Betta splendens chromosome 22, fBetSpl5.4, whole genome shotgun sequence DNA encoding:
- the LOC114848141 gene encoding olfactomedin-4-like produces the protein MPLNLVLLLLPLSPALAWLPVDDWDSANVTASGGGQDCVCSVFLPDSSFPVDRVQHMQQVTADLRLEVEIQISKLIRYGGRLDAFLSELKDLSIRVVMLESSPDNYVKLDFELLRIELREFEALVFQLKESLNSSSPALDALFAEIHNMSLTVDQLETFDRSNLLVIRIEFAKLQKKLEDCQKEQNLLKPDVGNCNHTGIMSISKPMVLQINAHLNPGYQYGGWGKDSKPVRGSESMYWYGAYNKPAVYEFYLYSDYDKLIQRSSFTHHGLPQGYEGAGSNFVVHGNAVYYQAADPFRMSKLNLTSSVYTHRHITKASQSFSYAYSPDQHLDFSADEEGLWVLYATEEAKGQLVVAKLDEAAFGVEEEWTTSAYKPLAGNAFMACGVMYATRPGDQNTEEIYYAYDTRTRTERYMSVPIQKLQERFVNLHYNPTDQRLYMYNSGYYVSYSVRFNTE